In a genomic window of Spiroplasma melliferum:
- a CDS encoding type I site-specific deoxyribonuclease, HsdR family: MGDAINDGTIVDIFYEPRKKELHRNVDEFEKIDQEYEIIKERYKNETFMFDEAIKTLGFKLNTFEKLIENDDRIAAISADFIEHYKTRINILKGKALFVAFNRKCAIKYYHEIINQAPELKENIRVIMTSNKQVDSDETLKLIGRDEDKKIFAKEFKDSESNFKIAIVVDMWLTGFDVPCLDVIYLDKWLKMHNLMQAIARVNRVYEDEKTSKVKLSGLIVDYIGIWKNLNKALDFYNDNGDKVSITGKTSEEVKERLLTTIDEILDKYFKEYKKTLWKKEKQQIKVYRLVEELHNLLIKNNMLKSFIDDTKGLAKMLAISIGILNELEINVSAILIVLRKEIINFELGRLDIETDVTKLSTKINNAIICQGNIEQRDYKPVSLQTLMNYLIHLKEKTVNPEYTTELIKMTAEKMVEELKKHSFIRAKKLSDKIDQLIDQLKEGHISLQEFKEMLINISQEIMDNSEAEKLNLTEGEYSFYELISQEVYTKQYVNNQELLEITHEIYDKVKGTVTELWRIRPVEKSKVRTEIKKILIRHKFPKESYSEDENSLRSQLTRQIEELVENDFKFE, from the coding sequence ATGGGCGATGCTATAAATGATGGGACCATTGTTGATATTTTTTATGAGCCGCGAAAAAAAGAATTACATCGGAATGTTGATGAATTTGAAAAAATTGATCAAGAATATGAAATTATTAAAGAAAGATATAAAAATGAAACATTTATGTTTGATGAGGCAATTAAAACATTAGGGTTTAAATTAAATACTTTTGAAAAATTAATTGAAAATGATGATCGAATTGCAGCGATTAGTGCTGATTTTATTGAACATTATAAGACTAGAATTAATATTTTAAAAGGCAAAGCACTATTTGTTGCTTTTAATCGCAAATGTGCAATTAAGTATTATCATGAAATTATTAACCAAGCACCAGAATTAAAAGAAAATATTAGAGTTATTATGACTTCTAATAAACAAGTTGACTCAGATGAAACATTAAAATTAATTGGTCGAGATGAAGATAAAAAAATTTTTGCAAAAGAATTTAAAGATTCAGAATCAAATTTTAAAATTGCGATAGTAGTGGATATGTGATTAACTGGCTTTGATGTTCCTTGTTTGGATGTAATTTATCTTGATAAGTGATTAAAAATGCATAATTTAATGCAAGCAATTGCAAGAGTTAATCGAGTATATGAAGATGAAAAAACAAGTAAGGTTAAATTATCGGGTTTAATAGTTGATTACATTGGAATTTGGAAAAACCTAAATAAGGCCCTAGATTTTTATAATGATAATGGTGATAAAGTATCAATTACGGGGAAAACTAGTGAAGAAGTAAAAGAACGATTGTTAACAACAATTGATGAAATATTAGATAAATATTTTAAAGAATATAAAAAAACCTTATGAAAGAAAGAAAAACAGCAAATTAAAGTTTATAGGTTAGTTGAAGAATTACATAATTTGTTAATTAAAAATAATATGCTTAAATCATTTATTGATGACACAAAAGGTCTAGCAAAAATGTTAGCAATTTCAATTGGGATTTTAAATGAACTAGAAATCAATGTTAGTGCCATTTTAATTGTGCTACGAAAAGAAATTATAAATTTTGAATTAGGCCGATTGGATATTGAAACAGATGTTACGAAACTTTCTACTAAAATTAATAACGCAATTATATGTCAAGGTAATATTGAGCAAAGAGACTATAAACCAGTATCCTTACAAACTTTAATGAATTATCTTATTCATTTGAAAGAAAAAACTGTTAATCCAGAATATACGACTGAATTGATTAAAATGACAGCAGAAAAAATGGTTGAAGAACTTAAGAAACATAGTTTTATTAGAGCAAAAAAATTATCAGATAAGATTGACCAATTAATTGACCAATTAAAAGAGGGGCATATTTCATTACAAGAATTTAAAGAAATGTTAATTAATATATCACAAGAAATAATGGATAATTCCGAAGCTGAAAAATTAAATTTAACTGAGGGTGAATATTCATTTTATGAATTAATTTCACAAGAAGTTTATACAAAACAATATGTTAATAATCAAGAACTACTGGAAATAACACATGAAATATATGACAAGGTTAAAGGGACTGTAACTGAATTATGACGAATTAGACCGGTGGAAAAAAGTAAAGTTAGAACTGAAATTAAAAAAATTTTAATTCGTCATAAGTTTCCCAAAGAAAGTTACTCTGAAGATGAAAATAGTTTAAGAAGTCAATTAACTCGGCAAATTGAAGAACTAGTAGAAAATGATTTCAAATTTGAATAG
- a CDS encoding Spiroplasmavirus-related protein, whose translation MLGMYLTTAINFLAVDTPTISDGMGSIWSGLGQAMMKVKEAIYAVLPQLMTFLGDAWIILIPFGIFVIVKILNFFRVMVKGF comes from the coding sequence ATGTTAGGGATGTATTTAACAACAGCGATTAATTTTTTAGCAGTAGATACACCTACTATTTCAGATGGGATGGGTTCGATTTGAAGTGGTTTAGGACAAGCAATGATGAAAGTTAAAGAAGCAATTTATGCTGTATTACCACAATTAATGACCTTTTTAGGTGATGCGTGAATTATTTTAATTCCATTTGGTATTTTTGTTATTGTTAAGATATTAAACTTTTTCCGTGTTATGGTTAAAGGATTTTAA
- a CDS encoding Spiroplasmavirus-related protein, whose product MSNFVKKNQNVENYFIRKELIVFETNKASFINLPNHNRYIGFWLSNKFIYLSKKHSDQVAIGLIYDNSYPIVKYDENLKRHIWKYLTGTELINLYNQYKQNYFKSMHKALFSNEPKKVKTNNNNNLINWNDEKVEQLINDLESLN is encoded by the coding sequence TTGAGTAATTTTGTTAAGAAAAATCAAAATGTAGAAAATTATTTTATTCGTAAAGAGTTGATAGTTTTTGAAACAAATAAAGCAAGTTTTATAAATTTACCTAATCATAATCGCTATATTGGTTTTTGATTGAGTAATAAGTTTATTTATCTTAGTAAAAAACATTCTGATCAAGTAGCTATTGGTTTAATTTATGATAATTCTTATCCTATTGTAAAATATGATGAAAATTTGAAACGCCATATTTGAAAATATTTAACTGGAACAGAATTAATTAATTTGTATAATCAATATAAACAAAATTATTTTAAAAGTATGCACAAAGCATTATTTTCAAATGAGCCTAAAAAAGTAAAAACAAATAACAACAATAATTTAATAAATTGAAATGACGAAAAAGTAGAACAATTAATTAATGACTTAGAAAGTTTAAATTAA
- a CDS encoding Spiroplasmavirus-related protein codes for MQNDWEKLKEFFIHVFLFINKTNVEAITTWNLTQNEYLTLMVGVWIVILFLTWFLLWMVFKIVGYFK; via the coding sequence ATGCAAAATGATTGAGAAAAATTAAAAGAGTTTTTTATTCATGTCTTTTTGTTTATAAATAAAACAAATGTTGAAGCTATTACAACTTGAAATTTAACGCAAAATGAATATTTAACTCTGATGGTCGGTGTTTGGATTGTTATTTTATTTTTAACTTGGTTTTTATTATGAATGGTTTTTAAAATAGTTGGGTATTTTAAGTAA